The following coding sequences are from one Novipirellula galeiformis window:
- a CDS encoding BON domain-containing protein, producing MIHCIRNRRRASSRCTATALTRSLNPSLMTAALVILGLSCGTAQAQLFGSRTLGSPLRSDSGDRARGASVDGTNSGMLQGSERFLRGNRSRNDFVGSSRSDQTGFVGAGQAIGVGRVQSATEGLRIDAANTQRINRPLPRQPRRGMYYPRLEIAFDVSDDISLRTEVAPSLRIRQRVTKVAGDGIELTLADRTAVLRGTVESQHDADLAARLLSFEPGIDHIQNELQVRP from the coding sequence ATGATCCATTGCATTCGAAATCGACGACGCGCGTCGTCCCGTTGTACTGCGACCGCATTGACGAGATCGCTGAACCCTTCGCTGATGACGGCGGCGCTGGTCATCCTCGGGCTATCCTGTGGCACAGCCCAGGCCCAACTATTCGGGAGCCGTACGCTCGGCTCACCGCTGAGAAGCGACAGTGGGGATCGGGCGCGCGGCGCGAGCGTTGATGGAACGAACTCGGGGATGTTGCAAGGAAGTGAACGATTCCTGAGAGGGAATCGATCACGCAACGACTTCGTTGGCTCGAGTCGTAGCGACCAAACGGGCTTTGTCGGTGCCGGTCAAGCGATTGGGGTGGGACGCGTGCAATCGGCCACCGAAGGGCTGCGGATCGATGCGGCCAACACCCAACGAATCAACCGACCGCTTCCAAGGCAACCCCGCAGAGGAATGTATTATCCACGCTTAGAAATCGCCTTTGACGTGTCCGACGACATTTCGCTGCGCACCGAGGTCGCTCCATCGCTGCGAATTCGCCAACGCGTTACCAAGGTAGCGGGGGACGGAATCGAGCTGACGCTGGCCGATCGAACGGCCGTCTTGCGCGGTACCGTCGAATCCCAGCACGACGCCGATTTGGCGGCACGGCTTTTGAGCTTCGAGCCGGGAATCGATCACATTCAAAATGAGCTGCAGGTGCGCCCCTAA
- a CDS encoding secretin N-terminal domain-containing protein produces MHTRQLWSILAATLVLLQSSVVAHAQSPLLAPESGRREVTMPPAQMESIQASLHAIFPARMQVDSNNARRMELRTDTAKAMIEFRPTELRVVLDGSSSLTTELARLCSMLALQASGVPVKAMPLNENGQASFARSSLIHAARDPDAGSKSPFRLPKLSGNGTRQGIPAQLAAAPQTAAPQAADANRDPNSPATEAIPAAADEGSLPVPPFEGVQVEMLPEIDAIILRGRDQQLEELAEIIKRLDEASELSQPEIEIVPLHHTNVESVATLISQSQQELLRTRQGKVTVTPLIKPNSLLLIGWGEAVTVIKELITKLDRPVSPDTQFAVIQLRHAQASAVQPQLQSFFQNRGGLSPAIQTMVDNRSNAIIVHASPRDLQEIQLLLQRLDVPRGGAMQQARVFEIHHSLAADVASTLEQALAASAPGNQSSLQLLDKDGQPVATSGILGSSKITVNDRNNTIIVSTAPENLDLVQRLIEQLDKPGMVAKIKIFPIYNGDAGDLVEMLRSLIPSQNPGTAGSPQLSSARDEASLVPLRFTVDGRGNNIIAVGSEGDLNIVEALIVRLDESDTMQRKSTVYQLKNSPAVDVALAVNEFLRSKRQVENASPASTNPFAQIEKEVVVVPEPVQNKLILSATPRYYEEVSRLIEQLDEQPPQVMIQVMIAEITLGDTDEFGVELGLQDSVLFDRSLLGDLLTRTSTTNTSTPAGVVTETVQEIVGATNVPGFDFNSPLPLGNSGSSNSLANSGRVGGQSISNFSVGRNNDQAGFGGLVLSASSENVSFLLRALQETQRLEILSRPQVLTLDNQQAFIQVGQRVPRIVNSIVNQNGAQNNVELENVGLIIGVTPRISPDNNVVMEIDAEKSKLGPEDQGIPVSISADGTVIRSPRIDTITAQATVSAADGETIILGGLISRSTRTIHRQVPWLGDLPLLKHLFSYDYFDMQRTELLIIMTPHVVRSQGDMEQLKQAEFARMSWCEADVFNIHGDVYPAADLTTELIDRSDWDVIYPDDDPRGLPEPTVNEALPFQPTIAPPLTSQTELNPTAKGASSRAWVPTALPPVQPVSHEASGASPTLGAIQAGTPTQQTHSPSTTPSWIDFASEQGAPNGIAPVGLSGQENSAGSR; encoded by the coding sequence ATGCACACCCGTCAATTATGGTCGATCCTCGCCGCGACTCTGGTTTTGCTGCAAAGTAGCGTCGTTGCGCACGCGCAATCACCACTGCTGGCTCCAGAAAGTGGGCGTCGCGAAGTGACCATGCCTCCAGCACAGATGGAGAGTATCCAGGCTTCACTTCACGCGATCTTTCCTGCACGCATGCAGGTCGATTCCAATAATGCACGTCGGATGGAGCTTCGTACGGATACCGCGAAGGCGATGATCGAATTCCGGCCCACCGAACTGAGGGTGGTCCTGGATGGATCATCCAGTTTGACCACCGAATTGGCGAGATTGTGTTCGATGCTTGCGTTGCAGGCTTCGGGCGTGCCGGTCAAGGCAATGCCCTTAAACGAAAATGGCCAAGCGTCGTTTGCCCGGTCGTCGTTGATTCATGCAGCGCGTGATCCGGACGCTGGATCGAAGAGTCCGTTTCGCTTGCCCAAATTATCTGGCAATGGAACGAGGCAAGGGATTCCGGCGCAATTAGCAGCGGCGCCCCAGACAGCGGCGCCCCAGGCAGCGGACGCGAATCGTGATCCCAACTCGCCCGCGACCGAAGCAATTCCAGCCGCCGCGGATGAAGGCAGTTTGCCGGTTCCTCCTTTCGAAGGCGTGCAAGTCGAGATGCTGCCGGAGATCGATGCAATCATCCTGCGAGGGCGAGACCAACAACTTGAGGAACTAGCGGAGATCATCAAGCGGCTCGACGAGGCCAGCGAGCTTTCTCAGCCTGAGATCGAGATCGTGCCACTGCATCACACGAACGTCGAGTCGGTGGCTACGCTGATTTCCCAATCCCAGCAAGAGTTGCTGCGTACTCGGCAAGGGAAGGTTACGGTCACGCCGCTGATCAAACCAAACTCATTGCTGCTCATTGGTTGGGGCGAGGCAGTGACGGTGATCAAGGAATTGATCACAAAATTGGATCGTCCGGTCAGCCCAGATACACAGTTCGCGGTGATTCAATTGCGTCATGCGCAGGCGAGTGCCGTTCAACCTCAATTGCAAAGCTTTTTCCAGAACCGTGGTGGATTATCGCCCGCGATCCAAACGATGGTTGACAATCGAAGCAACGCGATCATCGTGCACGCTTCACCACGTGACCTTCAAGAGATTCAGTTGCTGTTGCAGCGATTGGATGTTCCGCGTGGAGGCGCCATGCAACAAGCGAGGGTCTTCGAAATCCATCACAGTCTAGCCGCCGATGTGGCCAGCACGTTGGAGCAGGCCTTAGCGGCTTCGGCCCCCGGCAACCAGTCGAGCCTGCAATTGTTGGATAAGGATGGTCAGCCGGTAGCGACGAGCGGTATTCTTGGCAGCAGCAAGATCACGGTCAACGACCGCAACAACACGATCATTGTCTCGACTGCGCCCGAAAACTTGGACCTCGTGCAGCGATTGATTGAGCAGCTCGACAAACCGGGGATGGTTGCCAAGATCAAGATTTTCCCCATTTACAATGGCGACGCCGGTGATCTCGTCGAGATGCTACGGTCGCTGATCCCGAGCCAAAACCCCGGGACGGCTGGATCGCCTCAGTTGTCCTCCGCCCGTGATGAAGCGTCGTTGGTCCCGCTGAGGTTCACCGTCGATGGTCGCGGCAATAACATCATCGCGGTCGGCTCCGAAGGCGATTTGAATATCGTCGAAGCTTTGATTGTCCGGCTCGACGAGAGCGATACGATGCAACGTAAAAGCACCGTTTATCAACTCAAAAACTCGCCCGCAGTCGACGTCGCGTTGGCGGTCAACGAATTCTTGCGTAGCAAACGCCAGGTCGAAAACGCATCACCGGCTTCGACCAACCCGTTCGCTCAAATCGAAAAGGAAGTGGTCGTCGTTCCCGAACCGGTGCAAAACAAGTTGATTCTTAGCGCCACACCACGCTACTACGAAGAGGTTAGCCGTTTGATCGAGCAACTCGACGAACAACCACCTCAGGTGATGATCCAAGTCATGATCGCTGAGATCACGTTGGGCGACACCGACGAATTTGGTGTCGAACTCGGTTTACAGGACTCCGTGCTCTTTGATCGCAGTTTGTTGGGAGACCTGTTGACGCGGACGAGCACGACGAACACCTCCACTCCGGCCGGTGTGGTCACCGAGACGGTGCAAGAGATCGTGGGGGCCACTAATGTGCCCGGCTTCGATTTCAACTCGCCCCTGCCGCTTGGCAACAGCGGTTCGTCGAACTCGCTAGCTAATTCGGGACGTGTTGGTGGGCAGAGTATTTCCAATTTTTCGGTCGGTCGTAATAACGACCAAGCGGGCTTCGGCGGATTGGTGCTTTCGGCTAGCAGCGAGAACGTCAGCTTCCTATTGCGTGCTCTGCAAGAGACACAGCGTTTGGAGATCCTTAGTCGACCGCAAGTCTTAACGCTCGACAATCAACAAGCCTTTATCCAAGTTGGCCAGCGGGTCCCCCGGATTGTGAATTCGATCGTCAATCAAAACGGTGCCCAGAACAATGTGGAACTCGAAAATGTCGGCTTGATAATTGGGGTCACTCCACGAATCAGTCCCGACAACAATGTCGTCATGGAAATCGATGCGGAGAAATCAAAGTTGGGCCCGGAAGACCAAGGGATTCCCGTCTCGATCTCGGCTGACGGGACGGTCATCCGCTCACCACGAATCGATACCATTACCGCTCAAGCGACAGTTAGCGCCGCCGATGGTGAGACGATCATTTTGGGAGGTTTGATTTCGCGGAGCACACGCACGATTCATCGCCAGGTTCCGTGGCTCGGCGACCTTCCGCTATTGAAGCACTTGTTTAGTTACGATTATTTCGACATGCAACGCACCGAGTTGTTGATCATCATGACCCCCCATGTCGTCCGTTCACAGGGAGACATGGAGCAGTTGAAGCAAGCGGAATTTGCCAGAATGAGCTGGTGTGAGGCCGACGTTTTCAATATTCACGGCGATGTCTATCCGGCAGCCGATTTGACCACCGAATTGATCGATCGCAGCGACTGGGATGTGATCTACCCCGACGACGATCCTCGTGGGTTGCCAGAGCCGACCGTCAATGAGGCATTGCCCTTCCAGCCCACGATCGCTCCTCCGCTGACGTCTCAAACTGAACTCAATCCGACCGCCAAGGGGGCGTCAAGCCGCGCCTGGGTTCCGACCGCGCTACCCCCGGTACAGCCCGTATCACACGAAGCCAGCGGGGCCAGCCCAACGCTGGGAGCCATCCAAGCGGGCACCCCGACTCAGCAAACGCATTCTCCTTCGACGACACCCTCGTGGATCGATTTTGCATCCGAACAGGGCGCACCCAATGGAATCGCGCCCGTCGGATTATCAGGACAAGAAAACTCGGCAGGTTCCCGCTAA
- a CDS encoding type IV pilus modification PilV family protein yields MIQSVRFSTSVRNSRTGFSLLEVMLATALLAASAMVLSSLLGLGAKFGSRAEQLTEAISQAQSLMDEFVALPPRDAEPNEEVSGELAGPPPRGYRIRVTPVSLGGGANRSGSIASVDGAAADENRAGLVRVTVEILATPVAASGEGTTPLCRISRLVRQRRLTSPRFDSTGAAMTDSDSMSGALP; encoded by the coding sequence ATGATTCAATCGGTACGGTTTTCAACGTCGGTTCGGAATTCGAGAACCGGGTTTTCGCTACTCGAAGTCATGCTGGCGACCGCCCTCTTAGCGGCCAGCGCGATGGTGCTTAGCTCGCTGCTGGGGTTGGGTGCCAAGTTCGGTAGCCGAGCCGAGCAACTGACCGAGGCGATCTCACAAGCACAGTCGTTGATGGATGAGTTTGTGGCGTTGCCACCCCGCGATGCCGAACCCAACGAAGAGGTCAGCGGTGAGCTGGCGGGACCCCCGCCACGCGGGTATCGGATTCGCGTCACGCCGGTTTCACTCGGCGGTGGTGCCAATCGCTCTGGTTCGATCGCTTCGGTCGACGGCGCCGCGGCAGATGAAAATCGAGCGGGGCTTGTCCGCGTGACGGTCGAAATTCTCGCCACGCCGGTTGCAGCAAGCGGCGAGGGTACCACGCCGCTCTGTCGCATCTCACGCTTGGTCCGACAACGCCGTTTGACTAGCCCCCGCTTCGATTCGACCGGAGCTGCGATGACCGACTCCGATTCAATGTCGGGAGCGTTACCATGA
- a CDS encoding general secretion pathway protein GspK yields the protein MLARNPNHGACKRRRGMALLVVMVLTMLIALGAYRYSFTMQSQYRVTRVHEEQVQAKLAALSGLELAASLLETSPTQRANRGGVQSNSPLFQHVPVEASANESESTGDTNLWHVSVVSPRNLASDANGGGVDSTAAGAIGGDAANSPLRFGLENESAKLHLPTLLQWERQFPGHARATLMRLPGATAELIDAWLRRLGVARRDGSATGESRLLDRLENAAPAVDQQASADALRFHWLGGDLNQNYRLDPLELHWAARMMSEGESAAGSSSLGGGGSTSESQLPLAWQRYLTWHSGQRNESAAGEPRLYLNEDNLTTLHQRLLQVWPLEWANYVIAVRQYGLGGSNTQPTGDSSSDTSEVSGTNWSPDFSLPAKYSLVSVLDLVEARIEVPATESTTESESAARDASGKKQTLPNPFTSDISTSRDYLGRLLNESTVDLAPILEGRVDVTEAPVEVLAGVPGIDLALAQAIVRQRPTTEGATVSKASESIAWMLEAGLVDRSRLKQLEPYLTSRSDVYSLQAVGYRDAVSPVCRCTAIIDARQIPAQITNPQYWHPWDRGFSIETFSLTPVANPL from the coding sequence ATGTTGGCACGCAATCCAAATCACGGTGCTTGTAAACGACGCCGTGGCATGGCCCTGTTGGTCGTGATGGTGTTGACCATGTTGATCGCACTCGGCGCGTATCGCTATTCCTTTACCATGCAGAGTCAATATCGCGTGACTCGCGTTCATGAGGAACAAGTACAGGCGAAGTTAGCGGCGCTCAGTGGTCTCGAATTAGCCGCGTCGCTTTTGGAAACCTCCCCAACCCAGCGTGCCAACCGAGGCGGAGTGCAGTCCAATTCGCCGCTGTTTCAGCACGTGCCTGTCGAGGCTTCAGCAAACGAGTCCGAATCCACCGGGGACACCAACTTGTGGCACGTCAGTGTGGTGTCCCCAAGGAATCTCGCGTCGGATGCAAACGGAGGCGGCGTGGACTCGACCGCAGCAGGGGCCATCGGCGGCGACGCCGCGAACTCGCCATTGCGATTTGGTTTAGAGAACGAATCGGCCAAGCTTCACCTGCCCACTCTGTTGCAATGGGAACGACAGTTTCCCGGCCATGCTCGTGCGACGTTGATGCGGTTGCCCGGTGCCACCGCTGAGTTGATCGATGCTTGGCTGCGTCGGCTGGGAGTGGCCCGCCGAGACGGATCTGCGACCGGGGAGAGTCGCTTGCTCGATCGCTTGGAAAACGCCGCCCCCGCCGTCGACCAGCAAGCCAGCGCCGACGCGTTGCGGTTCCATTGGCTCGGCGGAGATCTCAACCAGAATTATCGACTCGATCCGCTGGAGCTACATTGGGCCGCACGCATGATGTCAGAGGGCGAATCCGCCGCCGGTTCATCCTCGCTCGGCGGGGGAGGATCGACGAGCGAGAGCCAGCTACCGTTAGCGTGGCAGAGGTATTTGACGTGGCACAGTGGCCAGCGAAACGAGAGCGCTGCGGGGGAGCCCCGGCTCTATTTGAACGAAGACAACTTAACAACGCTGCATCAAAGACTGCTTCAAGTCTGGCCATTGGAATGGGCGAACTATGTGATCGCCGTGCGGCAGTATGGTCTCGGGGGATCAAACACCCAGCCCACCGGGGACTCATCAAGTGACACCTCGGAGGTGTCCGGGACGAATTGGTCGCCCGATTTCAGCTTACCGGCAAAGTATTCGCTCGTCAGCGTCCTCGATTTGGTGGAAGCTCGCATCGAGGTGCCCGCAACGGAATCTACTACCGAGTCTGAATCTGCGGCCCGCGATGCATCGGGGAAAAAACAGACGCTCCCCAATCCCTTTACCAGTGACATCTCGACCAGCCGCGACTATCTTGGAAGGTTGTTGAATGAGTCGACGGTGGATCTCGCCCCGATCCTCGAGGGACGCGTTGACGTAACCGAAGCGCCCGTCGAAGTCTTGGCGGGTGTCCCTGGGATCGATCTCGCATTAGCACAAGCCATTGTCCGCCAGAGGCCTACGACCGAGGGTGCGACGGTTTCCAAGGCGAGCGAATCGATTGCCTGGATGCTCGAAGCCGGCTTGGTCGATCGGAGTCGGTTAAAACAACTCGAACCCTACCTGACGTCACGTAGCGACGTCTACTCGCTGCAAGCGGTGGGCTACCGGGACGCGGTCAGTCCGGTATGTCGCTGTACGGCAATCATCGATGCCCGCCAAATTCCTGCCCAAATCACAAACCCTCAATACTGGCATCCTTGGGACCGTGGTTTTTCCATCGAAACATTCTCGCTCACCCCAGTTGCCAATCCTTTATAG
- a CDS encoding WD40 repeat domain-containing serine/threonine-protein kinase: protein MAARENLPENPQLDAPASADVIASYLESVDSGRPHSHSDIADSHPELWEQFLRFLQHSAAAEALANTDSDPANSSTPHGVSRVPEGSSYGNYRVLRTLGAGGMGVVYVAADPHSGQLVAVKVLRHTADQHRSSSERFRREIHAVASLKHDHIVPLVASGIETETTYLAMQLIDGVPLTEVIACCKARLNSPNAETEITEDTIALTPVTATTPGQCFDHLTGNGDDFTGIALLIATIADALHVAHRSGIVHRDVKPSNILLDANGKAWLTDFGLAGFAEEHTALTATNEIIGTPTYMSPEQATASGNSLDPRSDVYSLGATLYELATLQRPFAGNRHQILFSVMQGSVAAPRAIRADIPTDLEAIIVKAMALSPQTRYPSPAEMAEDLRRFASGNLVQAKMPGWSARAHRWIERNPLVALVSLLGIIATIVAAFAVQAVNSRTLLTVNRKLESTNQSLSDSNKSLTAREKQLQQQLFVSDMSLAFKAYQELNTPIVRQVLDQHRVQSHDQERHGIAWHLLDGLTQTSEAIELTKHRGAATELAILPDNQTAISVGHDGQVHRFDLRAQPQVQVIAIGGELDAVAISPDGESLFTGMNIPLGLNLTQRYGIPSGDLLTQWMSLRNCVESTAVSPDGALFASADRYNKVQVRSADGTIVDQFITNSRNESLAFFNGNDQIAAIFRDSSGNDSLKLRDLNTKQTTELTFAFDPKTFACSAPRSTDTMLSFVVAGTDKIEVLQWPREKRLLDEQRVVGRIRCVDISSDGETVVAGCDEGTILVWRKSEGDFNPTPRVIYASEQRINSVKCVSELESKHLGKSAKSGGILTACENGRVQLWPLPPDNPRSLLDSSTSSPANHGTSSWSARHDADSFFIRFEDGSIGVLDSSLNLNRIPGLPIDKLGKLISADDGEHVIVATPAELVRIEVQTGEIKNRVNKPDPNQSCTDMLVIADKLFVLFDDHLIVCNATNLDQLSHHPLPDDHANRLVQVPHEDKVDVVTRAHIHQLEQGHLSTIATAPTVAENYVSLTFSDSGDLHAIAMMNGTVRVGTVRVGTVRVGTDDKASPPIVLRGHRKEILACVFMDNDRTLATTSLDGTLRFWNLATGRELGSLAVPNPKSPATALHYFRESATLVTMHIKDGVQLWTTSPLD, encoded by the coding sequence GTGGCGGCCCGTGAAAACCTACCCGAGAATCCGCAACTCGATGCCCCGGCATCAGCGGATGTGATCGCATCCTACTTGGAATCAGTTGATTCGGGGCGTCCCCACTCCCATTCTGACATCGCCGATTCACACCCAGAACTTTGGGAGCAGTTTTTGCGGTTTCTTCAGCATTCCGCCGCCGCGGAAGCACTGGCAAATACAGATAGCGATCCAGCGAACTCTTCAACACCCCATGGAGTCAGTCGCGTCCCCGAAGGATCGAGCTATGGAAACTATCGCGTCTTGCGAACCTTGGGCGCCGGCGGAATGGGCGTCGTCTATGTTGCAGCAGATCCCCACTCTGGACAACTGGTTGCGGTCAAGGTGTTGCGGCACACGGCGGACCAACATCGATCGTCGAGCGAAAGGTTTCGACGCGAGATCCACGCGGTCGCCTCACTCAAACACGACCATATCGTGCCATTGGTGGCGTCCGGAATCGAAACCGAAACCACTTACTTGGCGATGCAACTGATCGATGGCGTCCCGTTGACCGAAGTCATTGCGTGCTGCAAAGCACGGCTCAACTCACCAAACGCCGAGACGGAAATTACCGAAGACACCATCGCATTGACTCCGGTCACCGCGACAACACCGGGACAGTGTTTTGATCATCTGACCGGCAATGGAGACGACTTTACCGGCATTGCGTTGCTGATCGCGACGATCGCCGACGCACTGCACGTGGCTCATCGGTCAGGGATCGTTCACCGCGATGTCAAGCCGTCCAATATCCTACTCGATGCGAATGGCAAGGCTTGGCTGACTGATTTCGGGCTCGCCGGATTTGCGGAAGAGCATACGGCGCTGACCGCGACCAACGAAATTATCGGCACGCCAACGTACATGAGCCCTGAGCAGGCGACCGCTTCAGGAAACTCGCTCGATCCACGATCGGATGTATACAGTCTGGGGGCAACACTCTACGAGTTAGCGACACTGCAGAGGCCCTTTGCAGGAAATCGACATCAGATCCTGTTTAGCGTGATGCAAGGAAGTGTAGCGGCCCCGCGGGCGATTCGAGCTGACATTCCCACCGACCTGGAGGCGATCATCGTCAAAGCGATGGCCCTGTCGCCTCAAACGCGATACCCGTCGCCCGCCGAAATGGCGGAGGATCTTCGACGGTTTGCGTCCGGCAACTTGGTCCAAGCCAAAATGCCCGGATGGTCCGCACGAGCGCACCGCTGGATCGAACGCAATCCGCTAGTCGCACTCGTGTCGCTCCTAGGCATCATCGCAACGATCGTCGCTGCGTTCGCAGTTCAAGCAGTCAACTCGAGAACACTCTTGACGGTGAACCGAAAACTGGAGAGCACAAACCAGAGCCTCTCGGACTCCAACAAATCCCTCACCGCACGTGAAAAACAACTGCAACAACAGCTGTTCGTTTCCGATATGTCCTTGGCATTCAAAGCCTACCAGGAACTGAATACTCCCATCGTCCGCCAGGTGCTTGACCAGCATCGCGTGCAGTCGCATGACCAGGAGCGACATGGAATCGCTTGGCACCTACTTGATGGATTGACACAAACATCCGAAGCAATTGAGTTAACCAAGCACAGGGGCGCTGCTACGGAGTTGGCCATTCTACCCGACAACCAAACGGCCATTTCAGTGGGACACGACGGTCAAGTTCATCGATTTGATCTGCGTGCTCAACCGCAGGTGCAAGTGATAGCGATCGGCGGGGAGCTTGATGCGGTAGCGATCTCGCCGGACGGCGAGTCACTTTTCACTGGAATGAACATCCCCCTGGGCTTGAACCTCACTCAGCGGTATGGCATTCCCTCGGGTGATTTGCTGACTCAGTGGATGAGCTTACGCAATTGCGTCGAATCCACCGCCGTGTCACCCGATGGCGCACTCTTCGCATCAGCAGATCGTTACAACAAGGTCCAGGTACGCAGTGCTGACGGAACCATTGTCGATCAATTCATCACAAATTCACGAAACGAGTCTCTCGCGTTTTTTAACGGCAACGATCAAATCGCAGCGATCTTCCGGGATTCAAGCGGCAACGATTCTTTAAAACTCAGGGACCTAAACACGAAACAAACAACCGAGCTCACATTCGCCTTTGATCCCAAGACTTTCGCGTGCTCGGCGCCCCGTTCGACCGATACAATGCTCTCATTCGTTGTCGCTGGCACTGACAAGATCGAGGTGCTGCAATGGCCGAGGGAAAAACGATTACTGGATGAACAGCGGGTCGTGGGCCGGATTCGCTGTGTCGACATTAGCTCGGATGGCGAAACCGTCGTCGCGGGTTGTGACGAGGGCACTATTCTCGTGTGGCGAAAAAGCGAAGGCGATTTTAACCCAACGCCGCGGGTAATTTACGCGAGCGAACAACGTATCAATAGCGTCAAATGCGTGAGCGAACTCGAAAGCAAGCATCTTGGCAAGTCGGCAAAGTCAGGCGGCATTCTGACTGCCTGTGAAAATGGACGCGTTCAACTTTGGCCGCTGCCGCCGGACAATCCCCGGTCCCTATTGGACTCGTCGACGTCGAGTCCGGCAAACCACGGAACATCGAGCTGGTCGGCGAGGCACGACGCGGATTCCTTTTTCATTCGCTTCGAGGACGGATCGATTGGGGTGCTCGACTCTTCATTAAACCTGAATCGCATCCCAGGACTGCCAATAGACAAGCTTGGCAAGCTAATCTCCGCCGACGATGGAGAACACGTCATCGTTGCGACGCCCGCCGAACTGGTCCGCATCGAGGTTCAGACCGGTGAAATCAAAAACCGAGTGAATAAACCCGATCCCAACCAAAGCTGCACCGACATGTTGGTCATCGCAGACAAGTTGTTCGTGCTTTTCGACGACCACTTGATCGTCTGCAACGCAACAAATCTCGATCAGTTAAGCCACCACCCCCTTCCCGACGACCACGCCAATCGACTCGTTCAAGTTCCCCATGAAGACAAAGTCGATGTGGTCACACGAGCGCATATTCACCAGCTTGAACAGGGCCACTTGTCAACGATCGCGACCGCCCCAACCGTGGCGGAGAACTACGTGAGCCTTACGTTCAGCGACTCGGGTGACTTGCATGCGATTGCGATGATGAATGGCACCGTTCGAGTCGGCACCGTTCGAGTCGGCACCGTTCGAGTCGGCACCGATGACAAAGCCTCACCGCCGATCGTGCTTCGCGGCCATCGCAAGGAGATACTGGCTTGTGTCTTTATGGACAACGACAGGACGCTAGCCACAACCTCACTCGATGGCACCCTACGATTCTGGAATTTAGCCACCGGGCGTGAACTAGGCTCCCTGGCCGTTCCGAATCCCAAATCCCCCGCCACTGCCCTGCACTATTTCCGTGAATCAGCGACGTTGGTTACCATGCACATCAAAGACGGGGTGCAACTTTGGACGACCTCGCCTCTCGACTAA
- a CDS encoding prepilin-type N-terminal cleavage/methylation domain-containing protein has product MIRVPALKPREAFSLLELMLALALLGALMSVAWSLMGTYRDAEERGWKVARRTQVIRSARNWLENDIQHLAATALPERSLHPSPSASIASTTARLTGNTQGFSATIVPSLDPLPFLERLMSDPAADEFEEPILSSTSAVPATPTTATPWPAERLEIEYRLSPSASPSSSQVNSPNVAVGLDTPDVQYTLIRSELSSPNSISGSDTTLGSSEATSAADRLLTAQDLYRQNEDQPIARGVPLKESRLEGLLECQFRYCDGQSWKSSWNSDIDGGLPTAIALSFNFPARSEMRRPEPPRPSSGPFEDELDNTQDDLQLSFADSALATEPVAEVSTAGEESLMQREGHEVTIVVLVEARPMSRPASAPFSGPFTGSYDAPGGDF; this is encoded by the coding sequence ATGATTCGAGTGCCGGCCCTCAAGCCACGTGAGGCTTTTTCGCTGCTCGAGCTGATGCTCGCCCTGGCGCTGCTGGGTGCGTTGATGAGTGTGGCGTGGTCGTTGATGGGAACCTATCGTGATGCTGAAGAGCGAGGTTGGAAGGTAGCCCGTCGCACTCAGGTGATCCGTTCGGCGCGAAATTGGCTAGAGAACGACATTCAACACTTGGCGGCGACCGCGTTACCCGAGCGTTCGCTGCATCCCAGCCCGAGTGCGAGTATCGCGTCGACGACCGCTCGCTTGACGGGAAACACGCAAGGTTTCTCGGCCACGATCGTGCCGTCACTCGACCCCCTGCCCTTTCTCGAACGATTGATGTCGGATCCCGCAGCGGACGAATTCGAAGAGCCGATATTGAGTTCGACCTCGGCCGTTCCCGCAACACCAACCACGGCAACGCCATGGCCCGCCGAACGCCTCGAAATCGAATATCGCTTGTCGCCCTCGGCAAGCCCTTCGTCGTCTCAAGTGAATTCACCAAACGTTGCGGTGGGACTCGATACGCCCGATGTTCAATACACACTGATTCGTAGCGAGCTGAGTAGCCCAAACTCGATTTCCGGTTCCGATACGACATTGGGAAGTTCCGAAGCAACGTCGGCGGCTGATCGCTTGTTGACGGCTCAAGACCTGTATCGGCAAAACGAGGATCAACCGATTGCACGCGGAGTCCCGCTCAAGGAATCAAGACTCGAAGGATTGCTCGAATGCCAATTCCGATACTGTGACGGCCAATCGTGGAAGAGTTCGTGGAACAGCGACATCGATGGAGGATTGCCGACTGCGATTGCACTGAGTTTTAACTTTCCTGCGCGATCCGAGATGCGTCGCCCCGAGCCGCCAAGGCCATCGAGCGGTCCGTTTGAAGACGAATTGGACAACACGCAAGACGATTTGCAGCTCTCGTTTGCGGATTCCGCCTTGGCTACCGAACCGGTGGCCGAGGTATCCACCGCAGGCGAGGAAAGTCTGATGCAACGCGAAGGCCACGAGGTGACGATTGTGGTGCTCGTCGAGGCTCGTCCAATGTCGCGTCCCGCTTCCGCCCCGTTCTCGGGACCGTTTACGGGATCCTACGATGCACCGGGAGGTGACTTCTGA